A genomic region of Candidatus Paceibacterota bacterium contains the following coding sequences:
- a CDS encoding MFS transporter, which yields MLQDPAEIKAQYRYWQRRILVSTIVGYAMFYFVRKNLSIAMPGLGSDLGIGKADLGLFLTLHGLLYGVSKFANGFLGDRCNARTFMTVGLILSAIVNIFFGFSSAVLTLGLLWMLNGWVQGMGFPPCARLMTHWFSPKELATNFSVWNTSHSIGAGLVVVLCGYLAAYGWRLCFFVPAGLAILCSIFLFLMLRDTPPSLGLPEVEGTAQGSDSRSFSSALLKQVFGNKYIWLLAMGSFCVYIVRYAVLDWGPTLLTEMKGVKLTHSGWMVAGFEVSGVLGMLLSGWLTDRVFGGRGARVCVIWMALAGLSILVFWKLPTHSPWVGALPLCLAGFFIYGPQALVGVVVANLATKRLAATAIGFTSIFSYASTLVSGWGLGWLVEHHGWNAAFAGLVAVAAVGMLFFALVWPAKAHGYAAAPAHA from the coding sequence ATGTTGCAGGATCCGGCGGAGATCAAAGCCCAGTATCGCTACTGGCAGCGCCGCATTCTGGTCTCCACGATCGTCGGTTACGCGATGTTCTACTTCGTCCGCAAGAATCTGAGCATCGCGATGCCCGGGCTGGGGAGCGACTTGGGCATTGGCAAGGCCGACCTCGGCCTCTTTCTTACATTACACGGGCTGCTTTACGGTGTCTCCAAGTTCGCCAACGGATTTCTGGGGGACCGCTGCAACGCCCGCACCTTCATGACCGTGGGGTTAATCCTCTCGGCGATCGTGAACATCTTCTTCGGCTTCAGCTCGGCCGTCCTCACGCTGGGCTTGCTATGGATGCTCAACGGATGGGTTCAGGGCATGGGATTTCCTCCATGCGCCCGGCTGATGACGCATTGGTTTTCGCCCAAAGAGCTGGCCACCAATTTCTCGGTCTGGAACACGTCGCACTCCATTGGGGCGGGGCTGGTGGTGGTGTTGTGCGGCTACCTGGCGGCTTATGGCTGGCGGCTCTGCTTCTTTGTGCCGGCGGGCCTCGCCATCCTGTGCTCGATCTTCCTGTTCCTGATGCTGCGGGACACGCCGCCTTCCCTGGGGCTGCCGGAAGTCGAAGGCACCGCGCAGGGCTCAGATTCGAGGAGCTTCTCCTCGGCACTGCTCAAACAGGTCTTTGGCAACAAATACATCTGGCTGCTCGCGATGGGGAGTTTCTGCGTCTATATCGTCCGCTATGCGGTGTTGGATTGGGGCCCGACCCTTTTGACTGAAATGAAGGGTGTGAAGTTGACGCATTCGGGCTGGATGGTGGCTGGCTTTGAGGTGTCAGGCGTGTTGGGGATGCTGCTGAGCGGCTGGCTGACGGATCGCGTGTTTGGGGGCCGGGGCGCGCGAGTATGCGTGATTTGGATGGCACTGGCGGGACTGTCTATCCTCGTCTTTTGGAAGCTGCCAACTCATTCCCCGTGGGTGGGCGCCCTGCCGCTGTGCCTGGCGGGGTTCTTTATCTATGGCCCCCAGGCCCTGGTGGGGGTGGTGGTGGCCAACCTGGCCACCAAGCGGCTCGCGGCCACAGCGATCGGTTTCACCAGCATTTTTTCCTATGCCAGCACCCTGGTTTCGGGATGGGGCCTGGGCTGGCTGGTCGAACACCACGGCTGGAACGCGGCCTTCGCTGGCCTGGTGGCGGTGGCTGCCGTTGGCATGCTGTTCTTCGCCCTGGTATGGCCTGCCAAAGCCCACGGTTACGCAGCCGCGCCGGCTCACGCTTAG
- a CDS encoding MFS transporter yields the protein MFAITCGYGFGYTCRLPLAVMKKPLLDEGVFTAEWLGLIGSGFSIGYALGKLVNGFLADYANVRRFFAAMVLMSALINLAMLGFVSPWAWAILWGLNGWFQGAGSPCSGVSLANWFSARERGRYYGIFSSSHSLGEGLTFVFNSLLVANLGWRAGFAGPGVFCILVAFGILLLLRDRPETMGLPPVADWRNDHPAPTPNTGAPSEVGRNQFQALRMPAMWVLGLSSACMYVSRYAINSWGMLYLQEHRNYTMVEAGLMLGLNTGAGLVGCVVYGFVSDKFFNARRPPVTLIFGLLEVIALAAIFFTPPGHPVVLSAAFLLFGFTLSGLLAVLGGLFAVDIVGRRAAGAAMGFIGIVSYLGNAMQEWVSGLLIQRGLTVETVTKLNEQGQAIATEVKHYDFDAAIAFWIGASVLSVVLAATLWRVKTKE from the coding sequence ATGTTCGCGATCACCTGTGGCTACGGCTTCGGCTACACCTGCCGCCTGCCGCTGGCGGTGATGAAAAAGCCGCTGCTGGACGAAGGGGTATTCACGGCCGAATGGCTGGGGCTGATCGGCTCGGGCTTCTCCATTGGTTACGCGCTGGGCAAGCTGGTCAACGGCTTCCTCGCCGACTATGCCAACGTGCGCCGGTTCTTTGCCGCCATGGTGCTGATGTCGGCGCTGATCAACCTGGCCATGCTCGGCTTTGTCTCCCCTTGGGCCTGGGCGATTCTGTGGGGGCTGAACGGGTGGTTCCAGGGCGCCGGCTCTCCTTGCAGCGGGGTCTCGCTGGCCAACTGGTTCAGCGCCCGGGAACGCGGCCGTTACTACGGCATCTTCAGCAGCTCACATTCACTGGGTGAAGGGTTGACGTTTGTGTTCAACTCGCTGCTGGTCGCCAACCTGGGCTGGCGGGCGGGTTTCGCGGGCCCCGGGGTCTTCTGCATACTGGTCGCGTTTGGCATCCTGCTGTTGCTCCGCGACCGGCCCGAAACGATGGGCCTGCCCCCGGTCGCGGACTGGCGCAATGACCATCCCGCCCCGACGCCCAACACCGGCGCGCCGTCCGAGGTCGGGCGGAACCAGTTCCAGGCACTGCGGATGCCGGCGATGTGGGTGCTGGGGCTCTCCAGCGCCTGCATGTATGTCAGCCGCTACGCCATCAACAGTTGGGGCATGCTTTACCTCCAGGAACACCGGAATTACACCATGGTCGAAGCCGGGCTAATGCTGGGATTAAACACAGGAGCGGGGCTGGTCGGCTGCGTGGTCTATGGTTTCGTCTCCGACAAGTTCTTCAACGCGCGCCGCCCGCCGGTGACGCTTATTTTCGGTCTGCTCGAAGTCATCGCGCTGGCGGCCATTTTCTTTACGCCGCCGGGTCATCCGGTAGTGTTGTCGGCGGCGTTCCTGCTTTTCGGCTTCACCCTTAGCGGCTTGCTGGCGGTGCTGGGCGGGTTGTTCGCGGTGGACATTGTCGGCCGCAGGGCCGCCGGCGCGGCCATGGGGTTCATCGGCATCGTCAGTTATCTCGGCAATGCGATGCAGGAATGGGTTAGCGGGCTGCTGATTCAGCGGGGCCTTACCGTGGAGACGGTCACCAAACTCAATGAACAAGGACAAGCCATTGCCACTGAGGTCAAACACTACGACTTCGACGCCGCGATCGCCTTCTGGATCGGCGCTTCGGTGTTGTCGGTGGTGCTGGCGGCAACGTTATGGCGAGTCAAGACAAAGGAATGA
- a CDS encoding glycerophosphodiester phosphodiesterase family protein translates to MLTYQLSQWTRGVLSRRMLLLALASSVVGLALPGSAKVVPSSFNRIYAEFQQPAGTKVLVAAHRGLSGRSTGAWEKYPENSLAAIADCIEKGIDIVEVDVRKTRDGHLVMCHDSKVDRTTDGTGAISDMTLAEIRQLRLRLGVGGTNAPVTDHRMPTLDEVMLLAKDKCMVNLDKAWIIVPECCAVLKKTGTIRQAIFKSSYSAARCEVDFAHLDPPVFFMPIILHKKGWEKDKVQGWAQLEPYIRLTKPCAFELVFVSDDDPIVSPEITARIKRHGARVWINTLWDSLAAGHTDARSLTDPAGGWGWAISRGANIIQSDESERLLLYLRSRDLHW, encoded by the coding sequence ATGCTCACATACCAACTCTCACAGTGGACCAGAGGAGTGCTTTCGCGCCGGATGCTGTTGCTGGCGCTGGCGTCATCGGTGGTCGGCCTGGCCTTGCCAGGTTCGGCCAAAGTTGTGCCATCGAGCTTCAACCGCATTTACGCGGAGTTCCAGCAGCCCGCAGGCACCAAGGTGCTGGTCGCCGCGCACCGCGGCCTGTCGGGACGCTCGACCGGCGCGTGGGAGAAATACCCGGAGAATTCGCTGGCCGCCATCGCCGACTGCATTGAGAAGGGCATTGATATCGTGGAAGTGGATGTGCGCAAAACCAGGGACGGCCACCTCGTCATGTGCCACGATTCCAAGGTGGACCGCACCACGGACGGCACCGGCGCCATCAGCGACATGACGCTCGCCGAAATCAGGCAACTCCGTCTCCGGCTCGGCGTCGGCGGCACCAACGCCCCCGTCACCGACCACCGCATGCCGACCCTCGATGAAGTCATGCTGCTGGCCAAGGACAAGTGCATGGTAAACCTCGACAAGGCCTGGATCATCGTTCCCGAATGCTGTGCGGTCCTCAAGAAGACCGGCACCATCCGGCAGGCCATCTTCAAATCCAGTTACAGCGCCGCCCGGTGCGAGGTTGATTTTGCCCACCTCGACCCGCCCGTGTTCTTCATGCCCATCATTCTCCACAAGAAGGGCTGGGAGAAGGACAAGGTCCAGGGCTGGGCGCAACTCGAACCTTACATCCGCCTGACCAAACCTTGCGCCTTCGAACTGGTCTTCGTTTCCGACGACGATCCCATCGTCTCACCGGAGATCACGGCCAGAATCAAGCGGCATGGCGCCCGGGTGTGGATCAACACCCTGTGGGACAGCCTGGCGGCGGGACATACCGATGCCAGGTCGCTGACGGACCCGGCCGGCGGTTGGGGCTGGGCAATCAGCCGGGGTGCGAACATCATCCAGAGTGACGAATCGGAGCGTCTGCTCTTGTATCTCCGTTCTCGCGATCTCCATTGGTGA
- a CDS encoding isocitrate/isopropylmalate dehydrogenase family protein — protein sequence MPRYRIAWLPGDGIGVDVLEAAKIVLNRLRLDAEYIPADIGWDFWCREGDAFPPRTVELLKNVDAALFGAITSKPAKTAAAELAPALRDKGLSYRSPIVRMRQLFDLYVCLRPCKGYPGNPLNFKEGIDLVVFRENTEDLYSGVEFAPVPQELAETLGKLAKPFAPFARLPLDQYAVSCKINTRAGSERIVRAAFDFARQHKRKKVTIVHKANVVRATDGLFLEAAKAVARDFPEIKMDDANIDAMTMWLLKNPFNYDVLVAPNLYGDIISDLCAQMVGGLGFGCSGNIGAKLAVFEPTHGSAPKYAGQYKVNPIATILAARMMLDWLGESSKAAALEDAVAQVIKEGHARTYDMGGTTTTLQMAEAIADKL from the coding sequence ATGCCACGATACAGAATTGCATGGCTGCCAGGCGACGGCATCGGTGTGGACGTCCTCGAGGCGGCCAAGATCGTGCTGAACCGGCTCCGGCTCGATGCCGAATACATCCCCGCGGACATCGGCTGGGATTTCTGGTGCCGGGAAGGCGACGCCTTTCCCCCGCGCACGGTCGAGCTGCTGAAGAACGTTGACGCGGCCCTGTTCGGCGCAATCACCTCCAAGCCCGCCAAAACCGCTGCCGCCGAACTCGCGCCCGCGCTGCGAGACAAGGGGCTGAGCTACCGTTCCCCCATCGTGCGCATGCGGCAGTTGTTCGATCTCTACGTCTGCCTGCGCCCCTGCAAGGGCTACCCGGGCAACCCGCTTAACTTCAAGGAAGGGATAGACCTCGTAGTGTTCCGTGAGAACACGGAAGACCTGTATTCCGGGGTCGAGTTCGCGCCCGTGCCGCAGGAACTGGCCGAAACTCTCGGCAAGCTGGCCAAACCGTTCGCGCCGTTTGCCAGGCTCCCCCTCGATCAATACGCCGTCTCCTGCAAGATAAACACCCGCGCGGGCTCCGAGCGCATTGTGCGCGCCGCCTTTGATTTCGCCCGCCAGCATAAGCGCAAGAAGGTCACCATCGTGCACAAGGCCAACGTCGTGCGCGCCACCGACGGCCTGTTCCTTGAAGCCGCCAAAGCGGTGGCCAGGGACTTTCCCGAGATCAAGATGGACGACGCCAACATTGACGCCATGACCATGTGGCTGCTCAAGAATCCATTCAACTACGACGTGTTGGTCGCGCCCAATCTCTACGGCGACATCATCTCCGACCTCTGCGCCCAGATGGTTGGCGGCCTTGGTTTCGGCTGCTCGGGCAACATCGGCGCCAAGCTGGCGGTGTTCGAGCCCACGCACGGCTCGGCGCCCAAATACGCCGGCCAGTACAAGGTCAATCCCATCGCCACCATCCTGGCCGCCAGGATGATGCTCGATTGGCTTGGCGAATCCAGCAAGGCGGCAGCCCTCGAAGACGCGGTCGCGCAGGTCATCAAGGAAGGCCACGCCCGCACCTACGACATGGGCGGAACCACCACCACCTTGCAGATGGCGGAGGCGATCGCGGACAAGCTATGA